CGAGTTCATCACCATCTCTCGGACGACGCAGCGCGATCACAGTGCGCTCGTGTGGATGTTTTGGATCATCCTACCGATCCAATATTTCGCCGTATGGCAGCACTGGTACGGGTTCTTCGCCGTGTTCATCCCGGTGTACGCGTTCCTCTTCCTGCCAGCACGGAACGCTCTCGCCGGCGACACGAAGGATTTCTTGCGCCGCACGGCGACGACGCAGTGGGCGCTCATGGTGTGCGTCTACTGCGTGAGCTATGCGCCCGCGATCCTGCAGCTGCCGGTCGCGTTAGAACTTGGCAAGGTCGCGGCGGATGGCTCACCGATCGGCTCGGGCGGCCCGGCGGGCGCGAACCTTCTCATGTTCCTGCTGATCGTGGTGCAGGGAAGCGACGTCTTCCAGTACATCTGGGGAAAGACACTCGGCCGGCATAAGATCGCGCCCAACGTGAGCCCGAACAAGACCGTCGAGGGCTTCGTCGGCGGCATCCTCACGGCGACCGCGCTCGGTGCCGCCCTGTGGTGGATTACGCCGTTCGAGTGGTGGCAGGCCGCAGCGCTTGCGTTCGTGTCCTGTCTGCTCGGTTTCGCGGGCGGGCTCGTGATGAGTGCGATTAAGCGCGACCGCGGCATCAAGGACTTCGGTGCGCTCATCCCCGGCCACGGCGGCATCATGGATCGCATCGACTCGCTG
This DNA window, taken from Gulosibacter molinativorax, encodes the following:
- a CDS encoding phosphatidate cytidylyltransferase — translated: MMAGWQFGLLDETGLRLFAGVGAVLILATAITFVLSITLRAERHAGLISNLRLRVGAWWVMVIMLYAVLAGGETVTILFFFVLSFLALREFITISRTTQRDHSALVWMFWIILPIQYFAVWQHWYGFFAVFIPVYAFLFLPARNALAGDTKDFLRRTATTQWALMVCVYCVSYAPAILQLPVALELGKVAADGSPIGSGGPAGANLLMFLLIVVQGSDVFQYIWGKTLGRHKIAPNVSPNKTVEGFVGGILTATALGAALWWITPFEWWQAAALAFVSCLLGFAGGLVMSAIKRDRGIKDFGALIPGHGGIMDRIDSLCFAAPVFFHLVRFFFAAA